A single Mesomycoplasma ovipneumoniae DNA region contains:
- the trmB gene encoding tRNA (guanosine(46)-N7)-methyltransferase TrmB: MRLRNIPDALERIQKHNLLVENPIFVDDSWIIEVGMGKGQMITKLAFENPSKKFLGVEKFPSAAVKSLKYVDTYNLKNFFIIVCDAKNLLSMLNGKVSQLWLTFPDPWPKKKHYKRRLTYKLFLDIYKEILTKDGILKLKTDNQKFFQYSIESLEQNGWKIIYQTNDLLNSTRVSENVMTSYEEKWVGLGYKIQYLEATFN, translated from the coding sequence ATGCGATTAAGAAATATTCCCGATGCACTTGAAAGAATTCAAAAACATAATTTACTAGTTGAAAATCCAATATTTGTTGATGATTCTTGAATAATAGAAGTAGGAATGGGTAAAGGGCAAATGATTACAAAACTTGCTTTTGAAAATCCTTCTAAAAAGTTTTTAGGTGTTGAAAAATTTCCCTCTGCTGCTGTTAAATCTTTAAAATATGTTGATACTTATAATTTAAAAAATTTTTTCATCATTGTATGTGATGCAAAAAATTTATTGTCAATGTTGAACGGAAAAGTAAGTCAGCTATGACTTACTTTTCCTGATCCTTGGCCAAAGAAAAAACACTATAAGCGTAGACTTACTTACAAACTTTTTCTTGATATTTATAAAGAAATACTAACAAAAGACGGTATTCTAAAATTAAAAACCGATAACCAAAAATTTTTCCAATACTCAATTGAATCCTTAGAACAAAATGGTTGAAAAATAATCTACCAGACTAATGATTTACTAAATTCTACCCGCGTTAGCGAAAATGTTATGACTTCTTATGAAGAAAAATGAGTTGGACTTGGTTATAAAATCCAGTATTTAGAAGCCACTTTTAATTAG
- a CDS encoding aromatic motif membrane protein — protein MKKNKKLLFSVNLLTFLSAGFLASCAQPTNQPTNYQAKYEKFAKNDVLQQEKAEPFLENSIINQLLDKIYENADSKEQLINRILTIDSDNYLNDLAFNLSFYNTINNSPSDSIIGGFGRGNSNPVLFEKAKFSVNELFENNWLWLLKNLNSAVFVRGLAKIDQFQQQNDELNIGLRNEALKNSFYQPNSNKFIDIAIVKSPGEIDPETNIETKNYQVFLLNQDNFIFNITIKKELKNQKMLNLEATLSPWLQIYPKFIGQKTEKFPLQEYARITTNYRSGVAGVSVPLVEKLIFEENLGGNVLYYTLVDFQKK, from the coding sequence ATGAAAAAAAATAAAAAATTACTATTTTCTGTTAACTTATTAACATTTTTATCAGCTGGTTTTTTAGCTAGTTGTGCCCAGCCAACTAATCAGCCAACTAACTATCAAGCTAAATACGAAAAATTTGCAAAAAATGATGTACTTCAGCAAGAAAAAGCTGAGCCTTTTTTAGAAAACAGTATTATCAATCAACTTTTAGATAAAATTTATGAAAATGCTGACTCAAAAGAGCAATTAATAAACCGAATTTTAACAATTGACTCTGATAACTATTTAAACGATTTAGCCTTTAATTTAAGCTTTTATAACACAATAAACAACTCACCAAGTGATTCAATAATTGGTGGCTTTGGAAGAGGCAATTCTAACCCTGTTTTGTTTGAAAAAGCTAAATTTAGTGTTAATGAACTATTTGAAAACAATTGACTTTGACTTTTAAAAAATTTGAATTCTGCTGTTTTTGTTCGCGGTCTGGCAAAAATTGACCAATTTCAGCAACAAAATGATGAACTAAATATCGGTCTCAGAAATGAAGCTTTAAAAAACAGTTTTTATCAACCTAATTCAAATAAATTTATTGACATTGCAATTGTAAAATCGCCAGGCGAAATTGATCCAGAGACAAATATTGAAACTAAAAATTATCAAGTTTTTCTTTTAAATCAAGATAATTTTATTTTTAATATAACTATTAAAAAAGAGCTTAAAAACCAAAAAATGCTTAATTTAGAAGCAACTTTAAGTCCGTGACTCCAAATTTACCCTAAATTTATCGGCCAAAAAACTGAAAAATTCCCACTACAAGAATATGCAAGAATTACTACAAACTACCGAAGTGGCGTTGCAGGTGTTAGCGTTCCTCTTGTTGAAAAGCTAATTTTTGAAGAAAATCTTGGTGGAAATGTTTTATATTATACTCTGGTCGATTTCCAAAAAAAGTAA
- a CDS encoding aromatic motif membrane protein: protein MLKKKLLILATLPASFLFISCSGIYNFYESQPKPENKSLLTNLKFQEFVNSVFSNNELQKDDYISNQINLNLPKLTSELKYSLIFSRPYFRFFKDQYTETRENSRFTIHSYLSKNWLFLLENIDKLSFIFNPYTGRFVKNANEEKINLLKDTKIKITNKNFDFIKIDREADQFDKNSVYYLIFDKNKFIRFTVFETNNELKTKLDYNMFVLEDQIADNFSFANAIENWVKSEEQKYFKDKLESARENLTDDFKGKKAELEDKIAKFKRSSGQSLDSEDEEDEDGGGNFCSINNLEACSEDAKAFLLKSLTRRGFGRTRRNVSVTNFQDVDSNSNQNNSSQEISDLNLELAELEEKYKNDLANLDNTVKNQLFNEKNDLTSSNFFSNITTDISSFNSPYKFHKYSLYSIDLEKGSDIGTKPEESPKKNSTFMDNYSKFIDEKLDIKIKNETAEEFNNRRVFEFIFQTIWPNNENKKVQFFNAYYAKENIEKLESKWKKIQEKLNNTDSQDFEAAIEEYKNFVDTNWLFILERLDKLRLDFYKWYSFPDQFDEDGSLKVAHSDEFKQLVKDQEDLTEPFYYANKYLESISEGDTSRFVSNYKDLYILKQNTLINLRVDNSGSEPKVSLNPFVYHFPKTKNKISAKVLTEIFHQALYHASQEAYHDFENDFVKKFRYNLPAQMFFKEKDEKK, encoded by the coding sequence ATGTTAAAGAAAAAATTACTGATTTTAGCTACATTGCCAGCGTCTTTTTTGTTTATTTCTTGCAGCGGAATTTATAATTTTTACGAATCGCAACCAAAACCTGAGAATAAATCATTGCTTACAAATCTTAAATTTCAGGAATTTGTTAATTCAGTTTTTTCTAATAATGAACTTCAAAAAGATGACTATATTTCAAACCAAATTAATCTAAATTTACCAAAATTAACTAGCGAATTAAAATATTCTCTTATTTTTTCAAGACCATATTTTAGATTTTTCAAAGATCAATACACCGAAACACGCGAAAATTCGCGCTTTACAATCCATTCATATCTATCAAAAAATTGACTATTTTTACTTGAAAATATTGACAAATTATCTTTTATTTTCAATCCTTACACCGGTCGATTTGTAAAAAATGCTAATGAAGAAAAAATAAATTTGCTAAAAGATACCAAAATCAAAATTACAAATAAAAATTTTGATTTTATTAAAATTGATAGAGAAGCTGATCAATTTGATAAAAATAGCGTTTATTATTTAATTTTTGACAAAAATAAATTTATTAGATTTACTGTTTTTGAAACTAATAACGAATTAAAAACAAAACTTGACTATAATATGTTTGTGCTTGAAGATCAAATTGCTGATAATTTTTCTTTTGCAAATGCCATTGAAAATTGAGTAAAATCTGAAGAACAAAAGTATTTCAAAGATAAACTCGAAAGCGCGCGCGAAAATCTAACCGATGATTTTAAAGGAAAAAAGGCCGAATTAGAAGACAAAATCGCTAAATTTAAACGCTCAAGCGGGCAATCACTTGATTCTGAAGATGAAGAGGACGAAGATGGAGGAGGGAATTTTTGTAGCATTAATAATTTAGAAGCATGTTCAGAAGATGCAAAAGCCTTCTTACTAAAAAGTCTAACTCGTCGAGGATTTGGTAGAACGCGACGAAACGTTAGTGTCACAAATTTCCAAGACGTAGATAGTAATTCTAATCAAAATAACTCAAGTCAAGAAATTTCCGATCTTAATTTAGAGCTTGCCGAACTTGAAGAAAAGTATAAAAATGATCTTGCAAATCTTGACAACACTGTAAAAAATCAACTATTTAATGAAAAAAATGATCTAACTAGCTCTAATTTTTTCTCAAATATTACTACTGATATTTCTTCATTTAATTCGCCTTATAAATTTCACAAATACAGTTTATATTCAATAGATTTGGAAAAAGGTAGCGATATTGGCACTAAACCTGAAGAATCACCAAAGAAAAATTCAACTTTTATGGACAATTATTCTAAATTTATTGATGAAAAATTGGACATTAAAATAAAAAATGAAACAGCTGAAGAATTCAATAATCGCCGTGTTTTTGAGTTTATTTTTCAAACTATTTGACCAAATAATGAAAATAAAAAAGTCCAATTTTTCAATGCTTACTATGCAAAAGAAAACATTGAAAAATTAGAGTCTAAATGAAAAAAAATTCAAGAAAAATTAAATAATACTGATTCTCAAGATTTTGAAGCCGCAATTGAAGAATATAAAAACTTTGTTGATACAAACTGACTTTTTATTCTTGAAAGACTTGACAAACTTAGACTTGATTTTTATAAATGATACTCATTTCCTGATCAATTTGACGAAGATGGTAGTCTAAAAGTTGCTCATAGTGATGAATTTAAACAGCTTGTTAAAGACCAAGAAGATCTTACAGAACCTTTTTATTATGCAAATAAATATCTTGAGTCAATTTCTGAAGGTGACACATCAAGATTTGTAAGTAATTATAAAGATCTTTATATATTAAAGCAAAACACATTAATAAATTTAAGAGTTGATAATTCAGGCTCAGAGCCAAAAGTAAGTCTAAATCCTTTTGTATATCATTTTCCTAAAACAAAAAATAAAATTTCGGCCAAAGTTCTTACCGAAATTTTCCACCAAGCACTTTATCATGCCTCTCAGGAAGCTTATCATGATTTTGAAAATGATTTTGTAAAAAAATTCCGTTATAATTTGCCTGCGCAAATGTTTTTTAAGGAAAAAGATGAAAAAAAATAA
- a CDS encoding ABC transporter ATP-binding protein: MSNWVLDVKNLTKIYPKSEKGAKNVTFKVKKNTIHAFIGENGAGKTTVIKCIVDAYQNFTGTILINNFSNKLPEAKKFIGYVPENSIFPPELNSYEFLYEFGLMSKMNSKLVKQRIDYYLKLLKIEDLAKLKPFNFSSGQKRKIMLVQSLIHDPELIIFDEPFSNLDPSARSEFLAIIRILHKQGKTIFLSSHNLQEIDSLIDSLTLINKGKIYYCGQKTENLQKMYQKYILNTGTTK; this comes from the coding sequence ATGTCAAATTGAGTTTTGGATGTTAAAAATTTAACAAAAATCTACCCTAAATCCGAAAAAGGGGCAAAAAATGTCACTTTTAAGGTTAAAAAAAACACAATTCATGCCTTTATTGGTGAAAATGGAGCGGGAAAAACAACTGTTATTAAGTGTATTGTCGATGCATACCAAAATTTTACAGGAACAATTCTTATTAATAATTTTTCAAATAAACTGCCAGAAGCGAAAAAATTTATTGGTTATGTTCCCGAAAACTCAATTTTTCCACCCGAACTAAATTCATACGAATTTTTGTATGAATTTGGGCTAATGTCAAAAATGAACTCTAAGTTAGTAAAGCAAAGAATTGATTATTATTTAAAGCTCTTAAAAATTGAAGATTTAGCAAAATTAAAACCATTTAACTTTTCTTCAGGTCAAAAAAGAAAAATTATGCTTGTTCAGTCTTTGATTCATGATCCAGAACTAATAATATTTGACGAGCCTTTTTCAAACCTAGACCCTTCAGCGCGAAGTGAATTTTTAGCAATTATTAGAATTTTGCACAAACAAGGGAAAACAATTTTCCTTTCAAGTCATAATTTGCAAGAAATTGATTCTTTAATTGATAGTTTAACACTAATAAATAAGGGAAAAATTTACTACTGTGGTCAAAAAACAGAAAATCTGCAAAAAATGTACCAAAAATATATACTAAACACGGGGACTACTAAATAA
- a CDS encoding ABC transporter permease, protein MLSLITKFYATETNFSLFSFITLFINLSLTIIISSYMFLSIFKDLATQSLDIITFTKPYSRQYFIATKILFLTFFGLIWSVFIDFLLIGFYLINYSFFDQVNTPLLFGFLSPFFSFTIFGGITVIVSHKFSSKSSLAIAIFSFAPFILIGSTTTFNSTSSINRFAEILNLEHNGYDSKTIADVEKFYLNDKQDRFFIIPKQVDNPNFTDRQINYIQQAWNDSSAAAQIWQVASYLLIPYQLINIFEPKDRDAIENAAGNQDSFLKNYIYANNLESKEKNYLLSTVPSLQRYKLSNNQEVILVPGALKNDSHFEDLENREIIYANEDASNFDKMLPQDAQTFGLTSDLVGKLKWNLIKQVVSSEVFSKYARTFFEGFTEENTQKDILEKISAAISTDKELLDLVDEQSVVLAKNPDITQIENQVQKKIYLATSLIYWLYFNKQNSFVLNNLLKNDKNTFDPVPFFVKIDQQNYQIGGFSSFSAEQRLVDNRVIKRFNLAKSNNYLFQPVLQIMEIKSNHHVVIKNFYPLIWAFISIVLVYFIFRIYTRKDYK, encoded by the coding sequence ATGTTGTCCTTAATTACAAAATTTTACGCAACTGAAACAAATTTTAGTCTTTTTTCATTTATTACCCTTTTTATAAATCTTTCATTAACAATAATTATATCATCCTATATGTTTTTATCTATTTTTAAAGATTTAGCAACTCAAAGTCTTGATATAATTACTTTCACAAAACCATATTCTCGTCAATATTTTATTGCGACAAAAATCTTATTTTTAACATTTTTTGGACTTATTTGGTCAGTTTTCATTGATTTTTTATTAATAGGATTTTATTTAATTAATTATTCATTTTTTGACCAAGTAAATACACCTTTATTATTTGGATTTTTATCGCCATTTTTTTCATTTACTATTTTTGGCGGAATTACAGTAATTGTTAGTCACAAATTTAGTTCAAAATCATCGCTTGCTATCGCTATTTTTTCATTTGCGCCTTTTATTTTAATTGGCTCAACAACAACTTTTAATTCAACCTCAAGCATTAATAGATTTGCTGAAATTCTCAATTTAGAACATAATGGCTATGATTCAAAAACAATTGCTGATGTCGAAAAATTTTACTTAAACGACAAGCAAGATCGCTTTTTTATAATTCCAAAACAAGTTGACAACCCTAATTTTACCGATCGACAAATAAATTATATTCAACAAGCATGAAATGACTCTTCAGCAGCAGCCCAAATCTGGCAGGTGGCTTCTTATTTATTAATTCCTTATCAATTAATTAATATTTTTGAACCAAAAGACCGTGATGCAATCGAAAATGCTGCCGGAAATCAGGATAGTTTTCTTAAAAATTACATTTATGCAAACAATTTAGAATCAAAAGAAAAAAATTACCTTCTCTCAACAGTCCCTAGTCTTCAAAGATATAAACTTTCAAATAACCAAGAAGTAATTTTAGTTCCCGGAGCTCTTAAAAATGACTCGCATTTTGAAGATCTTGAAAATCGAGAAATAATTTATGCTAATGAAGATGCTTCTAATTTTGATAAAATGCTTCCTCAGGACGCCCAAACTTTTGGACTTACATCTGATCTTGTTGGTAAATTAAAGTGAAATTTAATAAAACAAGTTGTTTCATCTGAAGTTTTTAGCAAATACGCACGCACCTTTTTTGAAGGCTTTACAGAAGAAAATACCCAAAAAGATATTCTTGAAAAAATTTCTGCGGCAATTTCAACTGACAAAGAACTTTTAGATTTAGTTGATGAGCAAAGTGTTGTTCTTGCAAAAAATCCTGACATAACACAAATTGAAAACCAAGTTCAGAAAAAAATATATTTGGCTACCTCATTGATTTATTGACTTTATTTTAATAAACAAAATAGCTTTGTTCTTAATAATTTATTAAAAAATGACAAAAATACTTTTGATCCAGTGCCATTTTTTGTCAAAATTGACCAACAAAATTATCAAATCGGCGGATTTTCATCATTTAGCGCCGAACAAAGACTAGTTGATAATAGAGTGATAAAGAGATTCAATTTAGCAAAAAGCAACAATTATTTATTCCAACCAGTTTTACAAATTATGGAAATAAAATCTAATCATCACGTTGTAATTAAAAATTTTTACCCGCTGATTTGAGCATTTATTTCAATAGTTTTAGTTTATTTTATCTTTCGAATTTATACTAGAAAGGATTATAAATAA
- a CDS encoding lactate dehydrogenase — protein sequence MIIGIIGVTNTSINLIYNLILAKTDVDFLLIDENFIKTNQIIKELNLIIKQGGYKNKVFLEDYGSLEKANILIIDPAQNLVPGMSLVDLALENSEKIYKIGYLVRHSNFNGIAFVLGYNNSILCKIFSFASGLIGKKVFGIGPNLENMHANLFVNDLNLNITKDNEFLVLGDHGHSFLLDSNIEKNETTINKINKIDDYVAQTNNEILENLIRKTPHSRVLGLILSKILLDILNQRQNFHLLNCWVESFYNIRDDFFSLPVKIDIFGQVKTKDIKLTQADREKLVKFIWEKNKLLDLTNKFLSQ from the coding sequence ATGATCATTGGAATTATCGGAGTTACAAATACTAGCATAAATTTAATTTATAACTTAATTTTGGCAAAAACAGATGTTGATTTCTTACTAATTGACGAAAATTTTATAAAAACAAATCAAATTATTAAGGAATTAAATCTAATAATAAAACAAGGCGGATACAAAAATAAAGTATTTTTGGAAGATTATGGCTCTTTAGAAAAGGCAAATATTTTGATAATTGATCCAGCCCAAAATTTAGTTCCTGGAATGAGTCTAGTTGATCTTGCACTTGAAAATTCAGAAAAAATTTATAAAATTGGTTATTTAGTTCGACACTCTAATTTTAACGGAATTGCTTTTGTCTTAGGTTATAACAATTCAATTTTATGTAAAATTTTTAGTTTTGCTAGCGGACTTATTGGCAAAAAAGTATTTGGAATTGGTCCTAATTTAGAAAACATGCATGCAAATTTATTTGTTAATGATTTAAATTTAAACATTACAAAAGATAATGAATTTTTAGTATTAGGCGACCATGGTCATTCATTTTTACTTGACTCAAACATTGAAAAAAACGAGACTACCATTAATAAAATCAACAAAATTGATGATTATGTGGCCCAAACAAACAATGAAATACTTGAAAATTTAATCAGAAAGACGCCACACAGTCGAGTTCTAGGACTGATTTTGTCCAAAATTTTGCTTGATATTTTAAATCAAAGACAAAATTTCCACCTTTTAAATTGCTGAGTTGAGTCTTTTTATAATATTAGGGATGATTTTTTTTCTCTGCCTGTAAAAATTGATATTTTTGGACAAGTTAAAACAAAAGATATCAAATTAACTCAAGCAGATCGCGAAAAATTAGTTAAATTTATTTGGGAAAAAAATAAACTTTTAGACTTAACTAATAAATTCTTGAGTCAATAA
- the ptsP gene encoding phosphoenolpyruvate--protein phosphotransferase, giving the protein MSKFRSYKFKGIGASSGISIAKVFKLTEQKIEISDAKITDIDAEIKIFQDGVRKSVEQIEKIKKLATKLNQDELEILDAHILIATDPVLEDDTINLIKSGYSAAYSLKETAKNHTNFLLETGDEYLMGRAVDIKDASQRIIKNILNLEIIDLSAIDEDVIIVADDLKPSDTAQLNEYVKGFATNIGSKTSHSAIMARSLEIPAILGIGDILEKAEAGDILAINGDLGQGILNPSESEIKEFEILKQEYENEKAKLQDYLNKESKSADGKKVVIAANIGSVDDSYAAKKVNADEIGLFRSEFLYMDNQNWPTEDEQFFSYKAVLESQNPKKVVVRTLDIGGDKTLKYFDFAKEMNPFLGYRAIRLSLDKTDIFKTQLRALVRASEFGNLAIMFPMVATLDEFFAAKAIFEQVYQEVSQENPKVAKREDIKIGIMIEIPISAIHADQFAKYVDFFSIGTNDLIQYSFAADRMNEKVAYLYQTLNPGLLKLIKMAIDAAHKHGKWIGMCGEMAGDINAVPLLLGLGLDEFSVSTSSVLKVKKLISDLNYEQMVKIANEALQFDTEGEVVKYLESLNLIRHK; this is encoded by the coding sequence ATGTCAAAATTTCGCTCATATAAATTTAAAGGAATTGGTGCTTCTAGCGGAATATCGATAGCAAAAGTTTTTAAACTTACTGAACAAAAAATTGAAATTAGTGATGCAAAAATAACTGATATTGATGCTGAAATCAAAATTTTTCAAGACGGAGTGCGAAAATCTGTCGAACAAATTGAAAAAATTAAAAAATTAGCAACTAAACTTAATCAAGATGAACTTGAAATTCTTGATGCTCATATTTTAATTGCAACTGATCCGGTTTTGGAAGATGATACAATAAATCTGATAAAAAGTGGATATTCAGCCGCATATTCCTTAAAAGAAACAGCCAAAAATCATACTAATTTTTTACTTGAAACTGGTGATGAATATTTAATGGGTAGAGCGGTTGATATTAAAGATGCTTCACAAAGAATAATAAAAAACATCCTAAATTTGGAAATAATTGATCTTAGCGCGATTGATGAAGATGTAATTATTGTTGCTGATGATTTAAAGCCTTCTGATACTGCTCAATTAAATGAATATGTTAAAGGTTTTGCCACAAATATTGGTTCAAAAACATCTCACTCTGCAATAATGGCTAGAAGTCTGGAAATTCCGGCAATTTTAGGTATTGGCGATATCCTTGAAAAGGCTGAAGCTGGTGATATTTTAGCAATTAACGGTGATCTTGGGCAAGGAATTCTTAACCCAAGTGAAAGTGAAATTAAAGAATTTGAAATTTTAAAACAAGAATACGAAAATGAAAAAGCAAAACTTCAAGACTATTTAAATAAAGAATCAAAAAGTGCTGACGGAAAAAAAGTTGTAATTGCTGCAAATATTGGTTCAGTTGATGATTCATATGCTGCCAAAAAAGTAAATGCTGATGAAATTGGTCTTTTCCGTTCTGAATTTTTATATATGGATAACCAAAATTGGCCAACTGAAGATGAGCAGTTTTTTAGCTATAAAGCCGTACTTGAAAGTCAAAATCCTAAAAAAGTTGTTGTCAGAACGCTTGATATTGGTGGTGATAAAACCTTAAAATACTTTGATTTTGCAAAAGAAATGAATCCTTTTTTAGGATATCGTGCAATTCGATTGTCACTTGACAAAACCGATATTTTTAAAACTCAACTTCGGGCATTAGTTCGGGCATCTGAATTTGGAAATTTAGCAATTATGTTTCCAATGGTTGCAACTCTTGATGAATTTTTTGCCGCAAAAGCAATTTTTGAGCAAGTTTATCAAGAAGTTAGTCAAGAAAATCCAAAAGTTGCAAAACGTGAAGACATTAAAATTGGAATTATGATTGAAATTCCAATTTCAGCAATTCATGCTGATCAATTTGCAAAATATGTTGACTTTTTCTCAATTGGAACTAACGATTTAATCCAATATTCCTTTGCCGCTGATAGAATGAATGAAAAAGTTGCCTATTTATACCAAACTTTAAACCCTGGACTTTTAAAATTAATCAAAATGGCAATTGATGCTGCTCATAAACACGGAAAATGAATTGGAATGTGCGGTGAAATGGCCGGTGATATCAATGCTGTTCCACTTTTATTAGGTCTTGGTCTTGATGAATTTTCAGTTTCAACAAGTAGTGTTTTAAAAGTAAAGAAACTAATTTCTGACCTAAATTACGAACAAATGGTAAAAATTGCAAATGAAGCCTTGCAATTTGATACCGAAGGTGAAGTAGTAAAATATCTTGAATCTTTAAATTTAATAAGACATAAATAA
- a CDS encoding transketolase, with translation MENEQKLPNLKLFLATMRAVALDSINNAGGGHIGMALGASEIFYSLVGQNLNFSPLNPKWINRDRFVLSAGHGSMGLYSLYHLMGLISLEDIKNHKQLESKTPSHPEVDKLEYIDASTGPLGQGVAMAVGMALAQTRLAQKFNQPDLKIIDHFTYVLCGDGDFQEGVALEALSFAGTNKLSKLIIVHDFNNIQIDTTASFVNNLDFASFFKSIGFDAIILKDNQVENINFALEKARKSDRPVYIQVPTIIAFGTEFANSTKGHHGSVSAKKTYEFKANLGLKNLEPFDYDKKVYEIGADLLVPKNQKYLEWQKNFTVYKQKYPLLGQRFENFLKNKELFNLEGLTFAKNNLAIRDYVEQIIQKIDNTDLLILGGSADLGVATKTKFSGQKLINYGIREFAMAAINNGISLYANFYTICSTFLVFSDYAKAALRLASLMNLCPIYIFSHDSYQVGGDGPTHQPVEQLAMLRSIPNFLVIRPCDQFETIFAFNYALNSKKQPTAIITTRQPLESYNKNPEKIDSAYYIYKTESAKINILASGSEVQLAKKLIDKLGQSQIFANLISVPILQNLVENPLLIKKLELEKLPIFAIEASNDPLWFKLATVQKFSGHFASGFGESAPGDVVYELKGFNVDYLFEKVLKFLENK, from the coding sequence ATGGAAAACGAGCAAAAACTGCCTAATTTAAAGCTTTTTTTAGCAACAATGCGGGCAGTCGCCCTTGATTCAATTAATAATGCTGGCGGTGGTCATATTGGAATGGCCCTTGGAGCAAGTGAAATTTTTTATAGCCTAGTTGGTCAAAATTTAAATTTTAGCCCGCTAAATCCAAAGTGAATTAATCGCGATCGCTTTGTTTTATCAGCCGGGCATGGTTCAATGGGGCTTTACTCACTTTATCATTTAATGGGCTTAATTTCGCTTGAAGATATTAAAAATCATAAACAACTTGAGTCAAAAACACCTTCGCATCCCGAGGTTGACAAATTAGAATATATCGATGCCTCAACTGGGCCGCTTGGCCAAGGAGTGGCAATGGCTGTCGGAATGGCCTTAGCCCAAACAAGACTGGCCCAAAAATTCAATCAACCCGACTTAAAAATTATTGACCATTTTACTTATGTCTTATGTGGCGATGGCGATTTTCAAGAAGGTGTTGCCTTAGAAGCACTCAGTTTTGCCGGCACAAATAAACTGTCAAAATTAATAATTGTCCACGATTTTAATAACATTCAAATTGATACAACCGCTAGTTTTGTTAATAATCTTGATTTTGCCAGTTTTTTCAAATCAATTGGCTTTGATGCGATTATTTTAAAAGATAATCAAGTTGAAAATATCAATTTTGCCCTTGAAAAAGCAAGAAAATCTGACAGACCTGTTTATATTCAAGTTCCAACTATTATTGCCTTTGGAACAGAATTTGCCAATTCAACCAAAGGGCATCATGGATCAGTCAGTGCTAAAAAAACCTATGAATTTAAAGCTAATTTGGGGTTGAAAAATCTAGAGCCTTTTGACTACGACAAAAAAGTCTATGAAATAGGGGCTGATTTATTAGTGCCAAAAAATCAAAAATATCTTGAGTGACAAAAAAATTTTACTGTTTACAAACAAAAATATCCACTTCTTGGCCAACGATTTGAAAACTTCCTTAAAAACAAAGAACTTTTTAATTTAGAAGGACTGACTTTTGCTAAAAATAACTTAGCAATCCGCGATTATGTTGAGCAAATTATCCAAAAAATTGACAACACTGACTTACTTATTTTAGGTGGGTCTGCTGACCTAGGGGTTGCAACTAAAACTAAATTTAGCGGCCAAAAACTAATTAACTACGGAATTCGTGAGTTTGCAATGGCTGCAATTAACAACGGAATTTCACTTTATGCTAATTTTTATACAATTTGTTCGACTTTTTTAGTTTTTAGTGACTATGCAAAAGCCGCACTAAGGCTTGCAAGTTTAATGAACCTGTGTCCAATTTACATTTTTTCGCATGACTCATATCAAGTCGGCGGCGATGGGCCGACCCATCAACCTGTTGAACAACTAGCAATGCTAAGATCAATTCCAAATTTTTTAGTAATTCGGCCTTGTGATCAGTTTGAAACAATTTTTGCCTTTAATTACGCCCTAAATTCCAAAAAACAACCAACTGCAATTATTACAACAAGACAACCCTTAGAATCTTACAACAAAAATCCTGAAAAAATTGACTCAGCTTACTATATTTACAAAACTGAATCAGCTAAAATAAATATACTAGCTTCTGGCTCTGAGGTTCAGCTAGCCAAAAAACTAATTGATAAATTAGGGCAAAGTCAAATTTTTGCTAATTTGATTTCAGTTCCAATTTTACAAAATTTAGTTGAAAATCCACTGTTAATTAAAAAATTAGAATTAGAAAAGTTGCCTATTTTTGCCATTGAAGCTTCAAATGATCCTTTGTGATTTAAATTAGCTACTGTCCAAAAATTTTCTGGACATTTTGCCAGTGGCTTTGGCGAGTCAGCACCAGGAGACGTTGTTTATGAATTAAAAGGTTTTAATGTTGATTATTTATTTGAAAAAGTTTTAAAATTTTTAGAAAATAAGTAA